From a region of the Pirellulales bacterium genome:
- a CDS encoding ATPase domain-containing protein, whose protein sequence is MTDDSDQCASNRSATGIPGLDDILRGGLTRNRLYLLEGVPGSGKTTLAIQFLLEGTKRGEPVLYVTLSESEEELHEVAASHGWNLDGITIRELVASENVLRPDEQYTMFHPSEVELSETTKTILADVERIKPTRVVFDSLSELRLLAANPLRYRRQILALKQFFAGRNCTVLLLDDLTSTDRDLQVQSIAHGVLRLEQVNPEYGSERRRLLIVKYRGVRFRGGYHDYIIRRGGLEVFPRLVASEHRSPQFMEKLGSGIVELDALLGGGIERGTSTLMVGAPGSGKSSLAAQFVTSAAEQGLNSALFIFDESANTLLSRTAGLGMDLQKHLDNGRVTIQQVDPAELSPGEFAHTIRRAVEQQSAAVIVIDSLNGYLNAMPDERFLIIQLHEMLTYLGQVGVATILIGAHQGLIGGPMVSPVDASYLADAVILLRYFEAQGEVRQAISVVKKRGGAHERTIREFHMKAGGIHVGEPLRNFRGVLTGVPTIEPSSTPQREGTGS, encoded by the coding sequence ATGACAGATGATTCGGATCAATGTGCCAGCAATCGTTCGGCGACAGGTATTCCGGGTCTCGACGATATCCTGCGTGGGGGGTTGACTCGGAACCGGCTTTACCTGCTGGAAGGGGTGCCTGGCTCCGGAAAAACGACGCTAGCGATACAGTTCCTGTTGGAGGGGACCAAACGCGGTGAGCCGGTGCTGTATGTGACCCTGTCGGAGTCTGAAGAGGAACTCCACGAGGTTGCCGCCTCGCACGGCTGGAACCTGGACGGGATTACGATCCGCGAACTAGTCGCTTCGGAAAACGTGCTGCGGCCGGATGAACAATACACGATGTTTCATCCGTCCGAGGTCGAATTGAGCGAGACGACGAAGACAATTCTGGCGGACGTGGAACGGATCAAGCCCACCCGCGTCGTTTTTGATTCGCTTTCGGAATTGCGATTGTTGGCGGCCAATCCGTTGCGCTACCGCCGCCAGATCCTGGCCTTGAAGCAGTTCTTCGCCGGTCGAAACTGCACGGTCTTGCTCTTAGATGACCTAACGAGCACGGATCGCGACCTGCAGGTGCAAAGCATCGCGCACGGCGTGTTGCGGTTGGAGCAGGTTAATCCCGAATACGGATCCGAGCGACGGCGGTTGCTGATCGTCAAGTACCGCGGCGTGCGTTTCCGGGGCGGTTACCACGATTACATCATTCGACGTGGAGGGCTCGAGGTATTCCCACGGCTTGTGGCCAGCGAGCATCGCTCTCCACAGTTTATGGAAAAGCTTGGTAGTGGTATCGTCGAGTTGGACGCGTTGCTCGGCGGCGGCATCGAACGCGGAACCAGTACCCTGATGGTTGGCGCGCCGGGTTCGGGAAAGTCCTCGCTAGCGGCGCAATTTGTCACGTCGGCGGCAGAGCAGGGGTTGAACTCGGCCCTATTCATTTTCGATGAGAGCGCGAATACGTTATTGAGCCGGACCGCGGGACTGGGGATGGACCTGCAAAAGCATTTGGATAATGGTCGCGTCACGATCCAGCAAGTCGATCCTGCCGAGTTGTCCCCCGGGGAATTTGCGCACACGATTCGTCGTGCCGTCGAGCAACAAAGCGCTGCGGTGATCGTGATTGACAGCTTGAATGGCTATCTCAACGCCATGCCCGACGAGCGTTTTTTGATTATTCAACTTCACGAGATGCTGACTTATCTTGGGCAGGTGGGAGTCGCCACGATTCTGATTGGCGCGCACCAGGGACTGATAGGCGGCCCCATGGTGTCGCCCGTGGACGCCAGTTATCTGGCCGATGCGGTCATTCTGCTGCGGTACTTCGAAGCCCAGGGTGAAGTGCGACAGGCCATTTCCGTTGTTAAGAAACGTGGTGGAGCGCACGAACGAACGATTCGAGAGTTCCATATGAAGGCAGGGGGTATTCATGTCGGTGAGCCGTTGCGTAACTTCCGCGGCGTGCTTACCGGGGTCCCCACGATCGAGCCGAGTTCCACTCCGCAAAGGGAAGGAACCGGATCGTGA
- a CDS encoding ATP-binding protein produces MTEGDREDPEQRILVLAPTTKDAALTEAILVQAGMACVCCATPEEICQQLDVGAAAVVLAEEVVVESRIGCLTQWLNRQPKWSDLPIILIARQGADSAAVARSIELLGNVTVLERPTRVAALVSVLRTALRARQRQYQIRNQLTQQELALETQSRLGAIVASSDDAIISKSLEGIVETWNAGAERVFGYSAEEMIGQSITRLIPPERQEEEPALLEKLRRGERIEHLETVRVAKDGRRLDVSLTVSPIRNSAGAVIGASKVARDITQRKQAEAALLEADRRKDEFLATLAHELRNPLAPIRNSLHILRMSGGNDATADRVYDMMDRQVNQMVRLVDDLMELSRITRGLIELRKEETDLATVLRSAMETSKPLMMAADHQLAITIPQEPIKLFGDEVRLGQIFANLLNNAAKYTNPGGQIWLTARRDGDEVVVSVRDNGIGISSALLPKVFDMFMQVDRSTDRAQGGLGIGLTLVKRLTEMHGGTIVVHSAGAGQGSEFVVRLPVAASQPYDAGVPSIRQTPASLPQRRVLVVDDNKDSATSLGMLLKYLGSEVQVAHDGATALATIEGFRPDVVLLDLGMPGMDGFEVARRIRNRVDFNNIMLIALTGWGQSEDRERTRNAGFDHHLVKPADITALRSLLTARDG; encoded by the coding sequence GTGACCGAAGGCGACCGAGAGGATCCCGAGCAGCGCATCCTGGTTCTTGCGCCCACGACCAAGGACGCGGCGTTGACCGAGGCGATCCTCGTTCAGGCGGGCATGGCGTGCGTCTGTTGCGCCACCCCGGAAGAGATTTGCCAGCAGTTGGACGTCGGCGCCGCGGCCGTCGTGCTGGCTGAAGAAGTGGTTGTCGAAAGTCGCATCGGCTGCCTTACCCAGTGGTTGAACCGTCAGCCGAAATGGTCCGATTTGCCGATAATTCTCATCGCCAGGCAGGGAGCCGATTCGGCCGCCGTGGCACGCTCGATCGAACTGCTCGGAAACGTAACGGTTCTCGAGCGACCGACACGCGTGGCCGCCCTGGTCAGCGTCCTTCGTACGGCACTGCGTGCCCGGCAACGGCAGTATCAAATACGCAATCAACTGACCCAGCAGGAACTGGCTCTTGAAACTCAATCGCGTCTAGGAGCCATCGTCGCATCATCAGACGACGCCATCATCAGCAAATCGTTGGAGGGAATCGTCGAAACATGGAACGCGGGCGCCGAGCGCGTGTTCGGGTACTCGGCTGAAGAAATGATCGGGCAATCGATCACGCGGCTGATTCCGCCGGAACGACAAGAGGAAGAGCCTGCTCTTTTGGAAAAGTTGCGTCGCGGCGAGCGCATCGAGCACCTGGAAACCGTGCGTGTGGCGAAGGATGGGCGGCGGCTGGATGTTTCCTTGACCGTTTCGCCGATTCGGAATTCCGCCGGCGCGGTTATTGGCGCATCGAAGGTCGCCCGCGACATCACGCAGCGCAAGCAGGCCGAGGCGGCTTTGCTCGAGGCTGATCGGCGCAAGGACGAGTTTCTGGCCACCCTGGCGCACGAGCTGCGCAATCCGCTCGCTCCGATTCGCAACTCGCTGCATATTCTGCGCATGAGCGGCGGAAATGACGCGACCGCCGACCGCGTGTACGACATGATGGACCGTCAGGTCAATCAGATGGTCCGCCTGGTGGATGACTTGATGGAGCTGTCGCGCATCACACGCGGACTAATCGAGTTGCGAAAAGAGGAAACCGACCTGGCGACCGTCCTGCGTAGCGCCATGGAAACCAGCAAGCCACTCATGATGGCCGCCGACCATCAACTCGCGATCACCATTCCACAGGAACCGATCAAGCTGTTCGGGGACGAGGTGCGACTCGGGCAGATATTCGCGAACCTGCTGAACAATGCCGCTAAATACACGAACCCCGGCGGCCAGATTTGGCTGACTGCTCGTCGCGACGGAGACGAGGTCGTGGTTTCTGTGCGCGACAACGGCATTGGAATATCGTCCGCGCTGCTGCCGAAAGTATTCGACATGTTCATGCAGGTCGACCGGTCGACAGATCGCGCTCAAGGGGGCTTAGGAATCGGCCTGACGCTTGTAAAACGTCTCACCGAAATGCACGGTGGCACGATCGTGGTGCACAGCGCAGGGGCAGGGCAAGGGAGCGAGTTTGTGGTGCGATTGCCCGTTGCGGCGTCGCAGCCCTACGACGCGGGAGTACCGTCGATTCGCCAAACGCCCGCCAGCTTGCCGCAGCGCCGGGTGCTCGTGGTCGATGACAACAAAGACTCGGCCACCAGCCTGGGAATGCTGTTAAAGTATCTCGGCAGCGAGGTGCAAGTCGCGCACGATGGAGCGACGGCCCTGGCAACGATCGAGGGCTTTCGGCCCGACGTCGTCTTGCTCGACCTCGGCATGCCTGGCATGGATGGATTCGAAGTTGCCCGGCGGATCCGCAACCGCGTGGATTTCAACAATATCATGCTGATCGCATTAACCGGTTGGGGGCAGTCGGAAGATCGCGAACGAACGCGCAACGCCGGTTTCGACCATCATCTGGTGAAGCCGGCAGATATTACCGCCCTGCGATCATTGTTGACGGCCCGCGACGGGTAA
- a CDS encoding acetylxylan esterase → MPATISVRVRLAIIVSAFVGSLAVLASNSAAADPANPAAVNAAPRVLAEGKLPADKRLEPLKDLDGYFPFTPPTSVEAWNKRAAEVRRQILVSQGIWPMPKMTSANAVIHGRVERPEYTVERVYLESYPGHFVTGSLYRPKDATGKCPGILFPHGHWNHGRFHDAGRDVVRKQLVEGGERFELGGRSPLQSLCVQLARMGCVVFSYDMVGYADSEQLSFDLAHRHQRRRPQMEAADDWGFFSPQAELHLQSIMGLQTYNSVRALDWFTSLTDVDPARIGVTGASGGGTQTFLLCGIDPRPAVAFPAVMVSTGMQGGCTCENAPLLRVDTGNVEFAGLFAPKPLGMTGADDWTKEIATKGLPELQQLYKLLGADLNIMAKPLNHFGHNYNYVSRAVMYSWFNHHLKLDQEEPVVEEDYVPLSKDEMTVWDSSHPRPPSGEDYERSLLRFMTDDARQQIAALAPKDAQTLDEYRRVIGGAADVMIGHRLPTADELSYENVAEKDRGSYTEFLGLVRNREHGSELPTIFLHPKQWNKKVVVWADEAGKSGLFGSDGGPKPEVRKLLDAGTTVVGVDLLYQGEFNADGKAPTKTRRVKNDRAFSGYTTGYNHPLFSARVQDLLSIVAFVKNHEDKPERVDLIGLDGAGPWVAAAIAQAGTAVDRAAIDTAGFRFAKLTEIDDVNFLPGAVKYGDVPGFLSLAAPHTLWLAGEGSQPPEIVAAAYQAAGKPDAVTSYDGTEEKETLDAVGWLLK, encoded by the coding sequence ATGCCCGCGACGATTTCTGTTCGGGTTCGTTTGGCCATCATCGTCAGCGCCTTCGTTGGTTCACTTGCGGTTCTCGCATCGAACTCAGCCGCGGCCGATCCTGCCAATCCGGCCGCGGTGAACGCTGCGCCGCGCGTGCTTGCCGAAGGCAAGCTTCCTGCGGATAAGCGGCTCGAGCCGTTGAAAGACTTGGACGGTTACTTTCCGTTCACGCCCCCCACGTCGGTCGAGGCCTGGAACAAGCGCGCCGCGGAAGTGCGCCGCCAGATCCTCGTCTCGCAGGGCATTTGGCCGATGCCGAAAATGACGTCGGCCAACGCCGTGATCCACGGCCGCGTCGAGCGGCCTGAATACACCGTCGAGCGCGTTTATCTGGAAAGTTACCCAGGACACTTCGTCACCGGCAGCTTGTATCGGCCGAAGGACGCAACCGGCAAATGCCCAGGCATATTGTTTCCACATGGTCATTGGAACCACGGCCGCTTTCACGATGCCGGCCGCGACGTCGTACGCAAACAATTGGTCGAAGGAGGCGAGCGCTTCGAGCTGGGCGGTCGCAGCCCTTTGCAATCGCTGTGCGTGCAACTGGCGCGAATGGGTTGCGTGGTTTTCTCGTACGATATGGTGGGCTACGCCGATAGCGAGCAACTTTCGTTTGACCTGGCCCATCGGCATCAACGCCGCCGGCCGCAGATGGAAGCGGCCGACGACTGGGGCTTCTTCAGCCCGCAGGCCGAACTGCATTTGCAGAGCATCATGGGCTTGCAAACGTATAACTCGGTTCGGGCGCTCGATTGGTTCACTTCGCTTACCGATGTTGATCCGGCGCGCATCGGCGTAACCGGCGCCAGCGGTGGCGGCACGCAGACCTTCTTACTGTGTGGCATCGACCCGCGACCGGCCGTCGCCTTTCCCGCTGTGATGGTGTCGACCGGGATGCAGGGGGGCTGCACGTGCGAGAACGCGCCGCTGTTGCGGGTCGACACCGGCAACGTTGAATTCGCCGGGCTGTTTGCCCCCAAGCCGCTGGGAATGACCGGCGCCGACGATTGGACCAAGGAAATCGCTACTAAGGGTCTGCCCGAGCTGCAGCAGCTCTACAAGCTGCTCGGTGCGGACTTGAACATCATGGCCAAGCCGCTGAATCACTTCGGACACAACTACAACTACGTCAGCCGCGCAGTGATGTATAGCTGGTTCAACCATCATCTGAAGCTCGACCAGGAAGAGCCGGTCGTCGAGGAAGATTACGTCCCGCTCTCGAAGGACGAAATGACCGTCTGGGACAGCTCGCACCCGCGCCCGCCCTCAGGCGAGGATTACGAGCGCAGCCTATTGCGCTTCATGACCGACGACGCGCGACAGCAGATCGCGGCGCTCGCGCCAAAGGATGCGCAAACCTTGGACGAATACCGCCGCGTGATCGGTGGCGCGGCTGACGTGATGATCGGTCACCGCTTGCCGACCGCCGACGAACTTTCTTACGAAAACGTGGCCGAGAAGGACCGCGGTAGTTACACCGAGTTTCTCGGACTCGTCCGTAACCGAGAGCACGGTTCCGAACTGCCGACCATCTTTCTGCATCCCAAGCAGTGGAACAAGAAAGTCGTCGTCTGGGCTGACGAGGCCGGCAAGTCTGGATTGTTCGGCAGCGACGGCGGACCTAAACCGGAAGTGCGCAAGCTGCTCGACGCCGGCACGACCGTCGTTGGGGTCGACCTGCTCTATCAAGGTGAATTCAACGCCGATGGCAAGGCGCCCACCAAGACGCGACGCGTGAAAAACGACCGCGCTTTCTCGGGCTATACCACCGGTTACAACCATCCGCTGTTTTCGGCGCGCGTGCAGGATCTGCTGTCGATCGTGGCCTTTGTGAAGAATCACGAAGACAAGCCTGAGCGCGTCGATCTGATCGGTCTCGACGGGGCAGGTCCGTGGGTGGCCGCGGCCATAGCGCAAGCCGGCACGGCCGTTGATCGCGCGGCCATCGATACCGCCGGTTTCCGCTTCGCGAAGCTCACCGAGATCGACGACGTGAACTTCCTGCCCGGTGCGGTGAAGTACGGCGACGTCCCCGGTTTCCTTTCCTTAGCGGCGCCGCACACACTATGGCTGGCGGGCGAGGGGAGCCAACCGCCGGAAATCGTCGCGGCCGCCTATCAAGCGGCCGGCAAGCCGGATGCCGTGACCTCGTACGACGGCACCGAAGAGAAAGAAACGCTCGACGCCGTGGGATGGCTGCTGAAGTAG
- a CDS encoding neutral zinc metallopeptidase — protein MRWEGREESQNVDDRRRMGGPAVAMGGGGLLVIIVLALLFGVDPQQLLNAPGVNVGAPGAPAEEGPADPEEERLASFSKVVFNDTELVWSDIFSKMGRRYQSPTLVLFSGRVESACGLASAAVGPFYCGGDSNVYIDLAFYRDMERKLHAPGEFARAYVLAHEVGHYVQRLLGFADMAQQQRGFGRGDKNQASVRLELQADFLAGVWAHHAQEKFDYLDPGDVESALNAANQIGDDRLQKQAQGYVVPDAFTHGTSEQRKRWFSRGFKNGDVREATLLFETEYDQL, from the coding sequence ATGCGCTGGGAAGGTCGCGAGGAAAGTCAAAACGTCGACGATCGCCGCCGGATGGGCGGGCCGGCCGTGGCCATGGGGGGCGGCGGTCTGCTGGTGATTATCGTTTTGGCCCTCTTGTTCGGTGTTGATCCACAACAGTTGCTCAACGCGCCCGGCGTGAACGTTGGCGCCCCTGGCGCGCCGGCCGAAGAAGGTCCCGCCGATCCCGAGGAAGAACGTCTCGCCAGCTTCAGCAAAGTCGTGTTTAACGATACCGAGCTGGTCTGGTCGGACATATTTTCGAAGATGGGCCGCCGCTACCAATCGCCGACGCTGGTCCTCTTCAGCGGTCGCGTCGAATCGGCGTGCGGGCTGGCCAGCGCCGCGGTCGGTCCGTTTTATTGCGGCGGTGACAGCAATGTCTACATCGACCTGGCCTTCTATCGCGATATGGAGCGCAAGCTGCACGCTCCCGGCGAATTCGCCCGAGCTTACGTCTTGGCACACGAAGTAGGGCATTACGTGCAGCGGCTGTTGGGCTTTGCCGACATGGCACAGCAGCAGCGCGGCTTCGGCCGCGGCGACAAGAATCAGGCCTCGGTGCGGCTGGAGCTGCAGGCTGATTTCCTGGCTGGCGTGTGGGCCCATCACGCGCAGGAGAAATTCGATTACCTCGATCCGGGCGACGTCGAATCGGCCCTGAATGCGGCCAACCAGATCGGCGACGATCGTTTGCAGAAGCAAGCCCAGGGCTACGTCGTGCCGGACGCGTTCACGCATGGCACGTCGGAGCAGCGCAAACGCTGGTTCAGCCGGGGATTCAAAAACGGGGACGTCCGCGAAGCCACGCTGCTGTTTGAAACCGAATACGATCAGCTATAG
- a CDS encoding amidase family protein gives MYKSTRREFLGTTAAALAASGVPGMASARTATNSAATLDEFAALDALAQAELVRNKQVTPLELVNAAIARVEKLDPQLNSVVTTAFEQARQRAAEPLGDGPFAGVPFLVKDLEPLKGVRLSYGSKFFKGNISPTTSEVVRRMEQSGLIVIGKSSTPEFGLVPTTEPRAYGATKNPWDVTRSSGGSSGGSAAAVAAGLVPLASASDGGGSIRIPASCCGLFGLKTNRGRNPEAPGVHEDGLSVVHCVSRSVRDSAALLDATRGPTPGERWLAPAPTRPFAQEVGAPPGKLRIAFRLTDFAGRKVHPDCAAAIESTAKLLADLGHNVDEAAPKFDEKAFADAFLVLWAAVAGRVLKSVKKFLGNKIPPDSFEPWTMKLVEIDSNNTPSDVSVAWSGPLQSANNSMLQFMTKYDLLLTPVLARPPVKLGELDQSQSAEEIIAWLQGYCPFTPLANATGQPAMSVPLYWNDAGLPIGSHFMARHGDEATLLRLASQLEQARPWAKRWPTVSAVGGSAPAES, from the coding sequence ATGTATAAGTCGACGCGTCGAGAGTTCCTGGGAACCACGGCCGCGGCGCTGGCCGCTTCGGGCGTGCCAGGAATGGCGAGCGCTCGCACGGCAACCAACTCCGCAGCGACGCTCGACGAATTCGCCGCGCTCGATGCGTTGGCACAAGCCGAACTGGTACGCAATAAGCAGGTCACGCCGCTCGAACTGGTGAACGCCGCGATCGCGCGCGTTGAGAAGCTCGATCCGCAGTTGAATAGCGTCGTGACGACGGCGTTCGAGCAGGCGCGCCAGCGAGCGGCCGAGCCCTTGGGGGATGGGCCCTTTGCCGGCGTGCCGTTTCTAGTAAAGGATCTCGAACCGCTCAAAGGGGTCCGCCTGAGTTATGGTTCGAAATTCTTCAAAGGCAATATCTCGCCAACCACATCCGAAGTCGTGCGCCGTATGGAGCAGTCGGGCTTGATTGTGATCGGCAAGTCGAGCACGCCCGAGTTTGGCCTGGTCCCCACGACCGAGCCGCGCGCCTACGGTGCAACGAAGAATCCTTGGGATGTGACGCGTTCGTCGGGCGGGTCGAGCGGGGGCTCGGCCGCCGCCGTGGCGGCGGGGTTGGTGCCGCTGGCCTCGGCGAGCGATGGCGGTGGATCGATCCGCATCCCGGCGAGTTGCTGTGGACTGTTCGGGTTGAAAACCAATCGCGGCCGCAATCCCGAGGCGCCCGGCGTGCATGAAGATGGCCTATCCGTGGTGCATTGCGTCAGCCGCTCGGTGCGCGACAGCGCTGCGCTATTGGATGCCACGCGCGGTCCAACGCCGGGAGAGCGCTGGCTCGCTCCCGCGCCAACTCGGCCGTTTGCGCAAGAGGTCGGCGCGCCTCCGGGCAAATTGCGGATCGCCTTCCGGCTGACTGACTTTGCCGGCAGGAAAGTTCATCCCGACTGTGCTGCGGCCATCGAATCCACAGCCAAGCTCCTGGCCGACCTCGGGCATAACGTCGACGAGGCGGCGCCGAAGTTCGACGAAAAGGCGTTCGCCGACGCGTTCCTGGTTTTATGGGCGGCCGTGGCGGGCCGGGTATTGAAGAGTGTCAAGAAATTCCTGGGCAATAAGATTCCGCCCGACAGTTTCGAACCATGGACGATGAAGCTGGTCGAGATCGATAGTAACAACACGCCGTCGGACGTCAGCGTGGCCTGGAGTGGACCGCTGCAATCGGCGAACAACTCGATGCTGCAGTTCATGACGAAATACGACCTGCTGCTGACGCCTGTTCTCGCGCGGCCGCCTGTCAAGCTGGGCGAACTGGACCAGTCGCAATCGGCCGAAGAAATCATCGCCTGGCTGCAAGGGTACTGCCCGTTCACGCCGCTGGCGAATGCAACGGGGCAGCCGGCCATGTCGGTACCGCTTTATTGGAACGACGCCGGTCTGCCGATCGGCAGCCACTTCATGGCGCGCCACGGTGACGAAGCAACGCTGCTGCGATTGGCATCGCAGCTAGAACAAGCCCGTCCCTGGGCAAAACGATGGCCGACAGTCAGCGCCGTCGGTGGTTCAGCGCCTGCGGAATCGTAA
- a CDS encoding ATP-binding protein, whose product MDIKPDSFEKLGVFYLGREYDLDRGQPRDKLLLYDSKDLLTHAVCVGMTGSGKTGLCLTLLEEAAIDGIPAIVIDPKGDLTNLLLTFPQLRPEDFQPWVHEDDARRQNVSTEEFAKQQAELWKKGLAEWGQDGDRIARLRAAADFAIYTPGSSAGRRVSVLQAFAAPAQSIRDDADLLRERVNATVTGLLTLVGLTVDPLTGREHILLATILETAWRAGRNLDLSALIEQTQKPPVTKIGVVDLESFFPAKERFALAMKLNNLLSAPGFAAWLEGEPLDVGALLHSSTGKPRVSIFSIAHLDDSQRMFFVALLLNEMLSWMRTQSGATSLRAMLFMDEIFGYFPPVANPPTKLPLLTLLKQARAFGLGIVLATQNPVDLDYKGLANAGTWFLGRLQTERDKARVIEGLQGAAASAGAQFDKQAIMQMLSGLKNRIFLMNNVHEDAPVVFQARWAMSYLCGPLARDQIKRLCDEQQPAASAGGSNNVHAASGAAAGSSSSASVNSASTATSTSSATDVGDLSLQPPLVPPQIPQFFVPLRGTSPAGAKLVYQPAVLGLATVHYTDKKLAIDAQRPICWLANFHATTGAIDWTTAAPAQLTDDDLEKQPAGQSLFASLPAEGSNAKAVTGWQKAFADAVYRLAKLDLMKSAALDEVSKPEESERDFRIRLQQAAREQRDALLAKLREKYAPKQAQLEDRIRKAEQKVSREKSEARAEGWQTVISFGATLLDMVLGRKRLSATTVRKAQTAARGVGRSMKQSADVTEAEESVESLQAQQAQLEQEVQAETAAAQTKLDPLTETFEVVSLRPKKVDIAVRLTALAWLPQWQDASGTNKPGWQ is encoded by the coding sequence ATGGACATTAAACCTGATTCGTTCGAAAAGCTTGGCGTCTTCTATTTGGGGCGCGAGTATGACCTCGATCGCGGTCAGCCGCGCGACAAGCTGTTGTTGTACGACTCGAAGGACCTGCTGACCCATGCCGTGTGCGTCGGCATGACCGGCAGCGGTAAGACTGGTCTGTGCCTGACGCTGCTGGAAGAGGCGGCCATCGACGGCATTCCGGCCATCGTCATCGATCCCAAGGGGGACCTGACGAATCTGCTGCTGACATTCCCACAACTTCGTCCCGAAGATTTTCAGCCCTGGGTTCACGAGGACGATGCGCGACGGCAAAACGTCTCGACCGAGGAATTCGCCAAGCAGCAGGCTGAGCTGTGGAAAAAGGGGCTTGCCGAATGGGGGCAGGACGGCGATCGCATCGCGCGGCTGCGCGCGGCCGCGGATTTCGCCATCTACACTCCCGGTTCGAGTGCCGGGCGGCGCGTCTCGGTGTTGCAGGCCTTTGCCGCGCCGGCACAATCGATTCGCGATGACGCCGATCTGCTTCGCGAGCGCGTGAATGCCACGGTAACCGGCCTACTGACGCTCGTCGGTTTGACGGTCGATCCACTAACCGGCCGCGAGCACATCTTGCTGGCCACGATTCTGGAAACGGCCTGGCGCGCTGGGCGAAATCTTGACCTGTCGGCACTAATCGAACAAACGCAAAAACCGCCGGTGACGAAGATCGGCGTCGTCGATCTGGAATCGTTTTTCCCGGCCAAGGAACGATTCGCCCTGGCGATGAAGTTGAACAACCTGCTTTCGGCTCCCGGCTTTGCCGCTTGGCTCGAAGGAGAGCCGCTGGATGTGGGGGCCCTCCTGCACTCGTCGACTGGCAAGCCAAGGGTCTCGATCTTTTCGATCGCGCACCTCGATGATTCGCAGCGGATGTTCTTCGTCGCGCTGTTGCTGAACGAAATGCTCTCCTGGATGCGCACGCAATCCGGCGCCACCAGCCTGCGGGCGATGCTGTTCATGGACGAAATCTTCGGCTACTTCCCGCCGGTCGCCAACCCGCCGACCAAGCTGCCCCTGTTGACGTTGCTCAAGCAGGCTCGCGCGTTCGGACTGGGAATCGTGTTGGCGACACAAAACCCCGTCGACCTCGACTACAAAGGTCTGGCCAACGCCGGCACCTGGTTCCTAGGCCGACTGCAAACCGAGCGCGACAAAGCCCGGGTGATCGAAGGGCTGCAAGGGGCCGCGGCCAGCGCCGGCGCGCAGTTTGACAAGCAGGCGATCATGCAGATGCTTTCCGGCTTGAAGAATCGCATTTTCCTGATGAACAACGTACACGAAGATGCGCCGGTCGTGTTTCAAGCGCGCTGGGCCATGTCTTATCTGTGCGGTCCGCTGGCCCGTGATCAGATCAAAAGGCTTTGCGACGAACAGCAGCCGGCGGCATCGGCTGGTGGCTCGAATAACGTCCATGCGGCATCGGGTGCCGCTGCTGGCTCGTCCAGCAGTGCGAGTGTGAATTCTGCTTCCACGGCCACTTCAACGAGCAGCGCTACCGATGTAGGCGACCTCTCATTGCAGCCGCCACTGGTGCCGCCGCAGATTCCGCAATTCTTTGTTCCGCTGCGCGGTACATCGCCCGCCGGAGCGAAGCTGGTCTATCAGCCAGCGGTCTTGGGTCTGGCGACAGTGCATTACACCGACAAGAAGTTGGCCATCGACGCGCAGCGTCCCATTTGCTGGCTGGCCAATTTTCACGCCACGACCGGCGCCATCGATTGGACGACCGCCGCGCCGGCGCAACTCACCGACGACGATCTGGAAAAGCAACCGGCCGGACAATCCTTGTTCGCGTCGCTGCCGGCCGAGGGATCGAACGCCAAAGCCGTGACAGGGTGGCAAAAGGCGTTCGCCGACGCGGTCTATCGGCTGGCCAAACTCGACCTGATGAAAAGTGCCGCGCTCGACGAGGTCTCGAAGCCTGAAGAGTCGGAGCGAGATTTTCGCATTCGCCTACAGCAGGCAGCCCGCGAACAGCGCGACGCGTTACTCGCCAAGCTACGGGAGAAATACGCACCCAAGCAGGCGCAGCTTGAAGATCGCATTCGCAAAGCCGAGCAAAAAGTCTCTCGCGAAAAGAGCGAGGCTCGCGCCGAAGGGTGGCAGACCGTGATCTCGTTCGGCGCCACGTTGCTCGATATGGTGCTCGGCCGGAAGCGATTGAGCGCCACGACAGTACGCAAGGCGCAGACTGCCGCGCGCGGCGTGGGAAGATCAATGAAGCAATCGGCCGACGTGACCGAAGCCGAGGAATCGGTCGAATCATTGCAGGCCCAGCAAGCGCAGCTCGAACAGGAAGTGCAGGCCGAGACCGCTGCGGCGCAAACTAAGCTCGACCCGCTCACCGAGACGTTCGAAGTTGTCTCGCTGCGGCCCAAAAAGGTCGACATCGCGGTCCGCCTGACGGCCCTCGCCTGGCTACCCCAGTGGCAAGACGCCTCGGGCACGAACAAGCCGGGCTGGCAGTGA